From the genome of Flavobacterium sediminis:
ACGGCGTTCTAGTAAACGTATGTTCTCATAATGCTCATTTAGACACTTTAGATAATTATTAATACACGAATAAAAATGAATAAAGTTGTTGCATTTGGCGAAATTATGTTACGCCTTTCAACGGAAAGACATTTGCGATTTGGACAATCTCAATCGTTTGTAGCTACTTATGGCGGCGGAGAGTTCAATGTTGCTGTTTCATTGGCTAATTACGGCGTTGAAGCGGAATTTGTTACTCGAATTCCCGATAACGAAATTGGTCATTGTGCCCTGAGAGAAATGCAAAAAATGAATGTAGGTTCTAAAAATGTTTTGTTAGGTGGCGATAGATTAGGCGTTTATTTTTTAGAAACAGGTGCCGGAAATCGCGGAAGTAACGTAGTTTATGACAGAGCTAATAGCGCCATTGCAACCGTTGAAAAAGGTGCTTTCGATTGGGAGAAAATTTTCGAAGGCAAAACTTGGTTTCATTGGAGCGGAATTACAGCAGCTATTTCTCAAAATGCAGCCGATGAATGTTTAAGAGCTATCCGAATTGCGCATAAATTAGGGTTGACGATTTCTTGCGATTTGAATTATCGTTCAAAATTGTGGAAATATGGCAAGGAACCAAAAGATGTAATGCCTGAAATGTTGAAATATTGCCATGTTATTTTAGGTGATATCGATACGGCTTATTTCATGTTAGGATTGGATAAAGTAGCTCCGGATTATACAAATGAAGTTTCACTTCCTTCTTTATACGGGAAATTACAAGAATTTTGCCCCGATTTAAAGATTGCAGCAACAACGTTACGCTATTCTGTTAGTGCATCACATCAACGTATTGGGGGTGTTTTATTTGACGGAAACAAGATATTTACTTCAGTGGTAAGAGAAGTGCATCCGGTTGTCGATAGAGTAGGAACTGGCGATGCTTTTATGGGCGGATTGTTATACAGTTTAATCAGTCAACCGAATGATTTGCAACGCGCTCTAAATTTTGCCGTAGCTGCTTGTTGTTTGAAACATACTATTGTGGGCGACTATAATTTAGCAACCTTACAAGAAGTAGAAAATAGTATCGGAGGAAACGCTTCAGGATTAGTATCAAGATAAGAAAAGTACAAAAATGAATAAAGTTCAAAAAGTATCAGAAGCAATCGTGAAACAAGGAGTTCTTCCTTTGTATTTCAACGCTGATGAAAATGTAACTATAGAAATATTACGAGCTATTTATCGCGGAGGTATCAGGGCTGTAGAATATACAAA
Proteins encoded in this window:
- a CDS encoding sugar kinase, encoding MNKVVAFGEIMLRLSTERHLRFGQSQSFVATYGGGEFNVAVSLANYGVEAEFVTRIPDNEIGHCALREMQKMNVGSKNVLLGGDRLGVYFLETGAGNRGSNVVYDRANSAIATVEKGAFDWEKIFEGKTWFHWSGITAAISQNAADECLRAIRIAHKLGLTISCDLNYRSKLWKYGKEPKDVMPEMLKYCHVILGDIDTAYFMLGLDKVAPDYTNEVSLPSLYGKLQEFCPDLKIAATTLRYSVSASHQRIGGVLFDGNKIFTSVVREVHPVVDRVGTGDAFMGGLLYSLISQPNDLQRALNFAVAACCLKHTIVGDYNLATLQEVENSIGGNASGLVSR